The Flammeovirga pectinis genomic interval GGTTATTTTCTTTTAGCAGAAAAACACAATTACGAAGTATCAACAGTAATTGTTGAAAACCGACATAATAGTTCATCAATACATGATGTCCCTAATTTCAGAATACAAAAAATGAAAGACAGGTTTGATATAAAACTCTAAATGTCATAACGAATATACATCTGAAATCTTGAGGCATCTCCTCTTTCCTGATCTTTATTTACGCGTGCTCCTTGTACAAAACTTCCACCTACCCGCATCCTGTCAAAAGGAAACCAAAACATATTTGCACTAGTGTAATAACTTCTTTCGAAAGTGGAACCAGGTTGCCAAACAGAATTATCAATCCAAGAAAACCCTGTCACGAAATTGATAAATAAGTTTTTATGGAAGTAATATTCATACGTGATGTACCCTCCTAAAGTAAAAGGAATATAGATGTTTTTTGTAGGACTTGCTACGGCATCTAAATTATAAGAGGAAAAAGCAGAAATGTAGCGAGTAATACCTCTACCGCCAATTGCTTGATAATAAAATTTATGCTTCTCGTTAGTAGTACTATTCTTACCACTAACCATTAGCCCATATCCAACTTTGGTGACAACATCATCATAAACGTTATGTTGTGAGAGTACTCTAAATAACCCTGCAAATTGTAACTGCCCAGTAGGATATTCAATTTTATATCTTGATGCCACATCTGGAAATAATTGTCTGCTATCAATTGCAATTGTATCTCCAAAGTTTTTAGTAGGTGTTTCTAAGCTAATAGCAAACTCATTATTACTGTTTCCTACTTTTTTCTCAAAACGTATTAATCCTTGTCTTGTAGATGATGAGCTACTTGGACCTTCGTTATCTACAGTAAGAGGAGTTGAATATAGATCTGTAAAAGTAGTCCAAGTTTGACCTACTGTTAAATAGCCATATTGTACATAAGCTTGTCTTAGTCTGAAATAATCATAAGAGACACTTCCGCCAGCAAAATCAGCTTCAACATAGAATTTGATGTAGCCTTCGTCTGTTTTTATTCTAGAAAAGAAACCAAGTCTAGATTGTCTAGCCCCCATGTAAAAACCTCTATTTTCTACATTTTTTTCTCCAACAGGAATCTTATAAGGTACAAACCCACCTGTACTTGTTAGGCCATTAAAATCATACAGTCCGTTTAGTTTTATATACCCCCTAATATCTACATTATTAACAGGTTTTGCTAAATCTTGAGGGTGGGTATTATCTACAATTTTAGAAGAATCCATTTTAATTTTAGGTAATAATTTTACCACATCTTTAAAATGACTTTCTATAACAACAGTGTCTTTTCTATGGATAACCGGTTCTATATCAGCAATAATAACATCCTTTTCTGCGGTAGTTTCAATTTTTAAAATATGCTCTGTGCTATCATGTAAAAATATCGATCCCCAAAATGGTAAGGCACCATCTCTATATGCCCAGAAACCGTGATTTCCCTTTTTTAATATCAGTTTTGTCTCTGCATAAGGAGCAATATTGTAGGGTATTTTATCAATTTCTACAATAACACTCTCATCTTCTATATTTTCAATTTTAAGTACAGCACCACCACGGTGTAATTTATGTTTTACAGGAGGCGTTATTAAATCAGCTTTAGCTAAGGTGTCTATTATGGTTAGGTATTTTTTATTTACATAACCTCTTTTACCGGTAATGTAATCCCAAACTCTTATGTACTCATTTTCTTTGTTAAGTGGTAGAGATAAAACATCTCTATCTTTTTCAAGTTGTAAAAGAATAGGACTATTTGTTGTTCTATGATCTTTTAAAACGGTTTTTTTATTTACGGATGTTCTCATCCATTGTCCGAATGCACTTTGTGATATCAGGAGATATAAGGAAAAAAATAAAAATACTTTAAATGTATTTTTCATGCAATTCAAAAAAAAACGTTAGCTGCTTTTAAAACAATTTAAAAAATTAGATGTCGTAGCGGATATACATTTGTAGCCGAGATGCGTAGCCACTATCTCCGTTTTTATTTCTTCTAACACCGTATATATATCCTGCTCCTAATTGCATTCTATCAAAAGCAAACCAATACGAGTTAAAGCTGCCATAATAACTTCTTTGGTAACTATCTTCCGCTTGCCATGCAGCAGTTTGTAGCCATGTAATACCACCTGTTATGTTACTAAAAAACTTATTAGACCAATGGTGCTCTAGAGATAGATACCCTCCGGCTGTTTT includes:
- a CDS encoding DcaP family trimeric outer membrane transporter; the encoded protein is MKNTFKVFLFFSLYLLISQSAFGQWMRTSVNKKTVLKDHRTTNSPILLQLEKDRDVLSLPLNKENEYIRVWDYITGKRGYVNKKYLTIIDTLAKADLITPPVKHKLHRGGAVLKIENIEDESVIVEIDKIPYNIAPYAETKLILKKGNHGFWAYRDGALPFWGSIFLHDSTEHILKIETTAEKDVIIADIEPVIHRKDTVVIESHFKDVVKLLPKIKMDSSKIVDNTHPQDLAKPVNNVDIRGYIKLNGLYDFNGLTSTGGFVPYKIPVGEKNVENRGFYMGARQSRLGFFSRIKTDEGYIKFYVEADFAGGSVSYDYFRLRQAYVQYGYLTVGQTWTTFTDLYSTPLTVDNEGPSSSSSTRQGLIRFEKKVGNSNNEFAISLETPTKNFGDTIAIDSRQLFPDVASRYKIEYPTGQLQFAGLFRVLSQHNVYDDVVTKVGYGLMVSGKNSTTNEKHKFYYQAIGGRGITRYISAFSSYNLDAVASPTKNIYIPFTLGGYITYEYYFHKNLFINFVTGFSWIDNSVWQPGSTFERSYYTSANMFWFPFDRMRVGGSFVQGARVNKDQERGDASRFQMYIRYDI